The Acipenser ruthenus chromosome 46, fAciRut3.2 maternal haplotype, whole genome shotgun sequence genomic interval AAGCTGTTTGAGTTTGCAATTAGACTTTTTTTCTTACACCTGAGAAGTACGGCCACAGAGCTCTCTCTTGCAGCTTGTGAGCGCACGggctgagaaagaaagaaagaagctttattttggccctcatgccgtGTTGGTTTGTCTTTGtcgtttgtttaataaatgtgcgcaaaccgcgcttgaactgcagcttctgtctcggAGTCTCTTTCCTGCCAGTATCCAGCCAGGGCCGTGATGCTACACAGTCACAAGTGGCGTCTAAAGTGGGATAGCGCCCTctagagacagaagctgcagttcaagcgcggtttgcacatgtttattaaacaaacaacgAAGACAAAccaacggcacaagggccaaaataaaggttgtaGTCTGGGCATTATTCACTACAAAGTTCCAaaaactggggcagcagtgtggagtagtggttagggctctggactcttgaccggagggttgtgggttcaatccccagtgggggacactgctgctgtacccttgagcaaggtactttacctagattgctccagtaaaaacccaactgtataaatgggtaattgtatgtaaaaataatgtgatacctgtataatgtgaaataatgtataatgtgatatcttgtaacaattgtaagtcgccctggataagggcgtctgctaagaaataaaaataataataataataaaaacacttgccaaacccctgccctgccacaccaaCCTTAATTAAAATTAGGATTTGGATTAGGGTTTATTTCAATCTTTAGCTCAGTGTttaaattctctcagctggcccgGCACTGAAAAGCCTTTCTGCACCCATGCCCACATGCAAGTGCAAGAAAATGGATACAGAGGGCTATAGTTTTATGAAGACAGGCAAGAATCTAAGAGGGGTTAAAAAGGGTTCTGCTTCTATTCACCTGCACCAATACCTATATATGTAAAGCccctacaattgttacatgaaTAACTTCCTCTAAGGCAATAGTGCAATCTGGGAGCAGAAATGAATATACAACTCAGCTCTGAGTCCCGCCTCCCTAGCAAGCTGTAGCCCTGCCCTGCATGAACTGGTTCCAGCAACATTACAGGAAGTGAGTTAGCAGCTTGTTTAAGTTTCGTTTCTTCAGAGCCCGTGCCCCTGGATGAAAAACAATGGCCTCGGCAGAGCTGTTTACAGAGGATCAGTTCACCTGCTCGGTGTGTCTGGAAATCCTCAAGAATCCAGTCACCGTTGCATGTGGGCACAACTTCTGCATGGGCTGCATCGGGAGCTGCTGGGATCTGGGGGATCAGAGCGGCTCCTACacctgcccccagtgcagagcaGCCTTCACACCCAGGCCTGCCGTTCACAGAAACAACTTGCTGGCCGAGATTGTGGAGAGACTGAAGAGGACCGGGCTCTCTTCGGCTGCTCGGCCTTTTGCAGGAGCGGAGGATGTTCCTTATGATTTGTGTGTCGGGAGGAAGCTGAAAGCAGCCAAGTCCTGTTTAGTGTGCCTGGCTTCGTACTGTGAACCGCACCTCGCCCCTCACCATGAAATTGTAACATGGAAGAGACACAAGCTGGCTGAGCCAATGGCAAACCTTCAAGACCGACTCTGCAAAGAGCACGGGAATCTTCTGGAGCTGTTCTGTCAGACTGACCAGGCGTGCATCTGTGTCTCTTGTACCGATGCAGAAACACACCACAATCACACTACTGTCTCGGCAGCACGAGAGAGAAACGAGAAACAGGTGAGGCTTTTACATCTTATAACAcaactaaacaaaacataaacattgTACTGAATAtagtttattttctcttttgctaCATCCTGCAGTACAGCACTGTGGGTAAACAGGTGTTCCATGTTTAATTTATATTCTATTGTCTTTATAAGGTGGTGTGTTTTGTGTCTATGGCAATAGACAGAATGAACTCTGATCTCAGTAGTTCCTGTGTTACCGGCACTGGTCACTGTATCAGGTGCTATTAGAAAATCAAGTCTGCACATTGTCACGGCAAAGATATGCAAAGGGGCTGGAGAATGGGAGGGCTAGAGCAACTTGCTGTACGGTTCATGGCTATAACAAGCATTAGagattatattaatataataactgATGACAGAGCAGTgattctgtgtgtgctgtgtacaGGTGTGTTACATCTAATTGTGCCACACTGTTTCTACACACAGAACCAATGGGGGAGAAGCAGAAGGAAATAATGAAGCGAATTCAAGAGAAAGACAATAAACTCTGTGCTCTGAAAGAGGCTGTGGAGACTCTGAAGGTAGGTACTCCCCACAGGATCCCTGATTATCATCTCAGATTGCACATTTCAAACTTGCACACAGGGTCTCACCTTTTCATGCACTTTTTTCCTCAACCAGAGATCTGCACTGAGCAGCAAGGAGAGAGTCGAGAAGGCCTGTACTGAGCTGATTCGCTCCATTGAGCAAACCCAGGCTGAGATCCTTGAGCTGATCAACTCGAAAGAGAAAGCCACAGAGACGGAGACTGCAGCGCAGATCCAGCAGCTGGAGCAGGAGATCGCTGAGCTGAAGAGGAGCAACGCTGGGCTGGAGAACCTTTCAAAGACTGAGGATCACATACACTTCCTACAGGTAATCCTCCGCAGTGACGTAGCTTACAAGATCATT includes:
- the LOC117397854 gene encoding tripartite motif-containing protein 16-like protein, producing the protein MASAELFTEDQFTCSVCLEILKNPVTVACGHNFCMGCIGSCWDLGDQSGSYTCPQCRAAFTPRPAVHRNNLLAEIVERLKRTGLSSAARPFAGAEDVPYDLCVGRKLKAAKSCLVCLASYCEPHLAPHHEIVTWKRHKLAEPMANLQDRLCKEHGNLLELFCQTDQACICVSCTDAETHHNHTTVSAARERNEKQVRLGEKQKEIMKRIQEKDNKLCALKEAVETLKRSALSSKERVEKACTELIRSIEQTQAEILELINSKEKATETETAAQIQQLEQEIAELKRSNAGLENLSKTEDHIHFLQNFQSVSAASEAQDASIIMINENISLDAVGEAVSKLKEQVVAICQGELMKITVSVNKVDVYNHPEPRSRGDFLKYSVQITLDSTTAHNVLVLSEENKKVTCVDGSQSYPDHPERFDLWWQVLCKEGLFGTRCYWEIEWSGTGVSIGFASKGISRKGMVNSSCLGKNDKSWSLFWDLSRFSAWHNNVQTALTAPHSNRIGVYLDFNCGIVSFYDVSGTMTLIHRFNTTFTEPLHPAFWLPYPDVKITICQLK